A window from Primulina eburnea isolate SZY01 chromosome 2, ASM2296580v1, whole genome shotgun sequence encodes these proteins:
- the LOC140822920 gene encoding ubiquitin-conjugating enzyme E2 2, translating to MSTPARKRLMRDFKRLQQDPPAGISGAPQDNNIMLWNAVIFGPDDTPWDGGTFKLTLQFTEDYPNKPPTVRFVSRMFHPNIYADGSICLDILQNQWSPIYDVAAILTSIQSLLCDPNPNSPANSEAARMFSENKREYNRRVRESVEQSWTAD from the exons ATGTCGACTCCAGCTAGGAAGAGGCTGATGAGGGACTTCAAGAGGTTGCAGCAGGACCCACCAGCAGGAATTAGTGGTGCACCGCAAGACAATAATATCATGCTCTGGAATGCAGTCATATTTGG TCCTGATGATACACCTTGGGATGGAG GAACGTTCAAGTTGACACTTCAGTTTACGGAAGACTATCCTAACAAACCACCAACAGTTAGATTTGTCTCTCGGATGTTCCATCCAAATA TTTATGCTGATGGAAGTATATGCTTGGACATCCTTCAAAATCAGTGGAGTCCTATCTATGATGTTGCAGCTATACTTACCTCTATCCAG TCATTGTTATGCGACCCAAATCCCAATTCTCCCGCGAATTCTGAAGCTGCTCGAATGTTCAGTGAGAACAAGCGAGAATATAATCGGAGAGTAAGGGAAAGTGTGGAACAAAGTTGGACGGCAGATTAA
- the LOC140824080 gene encoding uncharacterized protein codes for MEWFGGNFHESIFSTHQASTTAYGYIIFSPEGWETLHTAWGRFRKMLRRCPQHGFSSSEQVQIFYNGVDPSVCSMLDEAANGSLYRKTPRVALEIISNMAENSAGWPDIKREKKAGVLEMDVLNALAAKIDGLAHQFSQLKSNQANQVQGLFIEEQPIFDEEAVNFVGNQWRQQSNPYSSTYNPGWKNHPNFSWKNTENSLNPTHIPPLPIPQQVRQQGLLVPAAPPGFKQEDQRPIYEDFMMKHVVGMETRLQNHDAILRRLDAQMGQIANKLANRPLGTLPSDTEKNPKGVNAVSTVIKAEEEEPKRQNSTDMEAKNDGGVESKTEDAKEQHTHTTSTRKTCKKGKEFDSNDNIDINTLPFPQRARQLQLDQQFLKFLEVFKKLHINILFVEALAQMPSYAKFLKDILTKKKKLVDFETVKLSEECSAILQNKLPPKLKDPGSFSIPCTIGNSNFNKVLCDLGASINLMPYSCFEKLGIGEVKPITISLQLADRSIKYPRGVIENV; via the coding sequence ATGGAATGGTTTGGTGGAAATTTTCATGAATCAATATTTTCCACCCACCAAGCTAGCACAACTGCGTATGGATATATCATCTTTTCTCCAGAAGGATGGGAGACATTACATACAGCTTGGGGAAGATTTAGAAAGATGTTGAGGAGGTGTCCTCAACATGGTTTCTCTTCATCTGAACAAGTTCAGATTTTCTATAACGGAGTAGATCCTTCCGTATGTTCAATGCTAGATGAGGCAGCCAATGGTAGCTTATACAGGAAGACTCCACGAGTTGCACttgaaataatttcaaatatggcTGAAAATAGTGCGGGTTGGCCAGATATTAAACGAGAAAAGAAGGCCGGAGTTCTTGAAATGGATGTGTTGAATGCACTTGCTGCTAAAATTGATGGTTTGGCCCATCAATTCTCTCAGCTGAAATCAAATCAAGCAAATCAGGTCCAAGGATTATTCATCGAGGAACAACCCATCTTTGATGAAGAAGCAGTGAATTTTGTGGGGAATCAATGGAGACAGCAATCCAATCCATACAGTTCCACATACAATCCAGGATGGAAGAATCACCCTAATTTTTCTTGGAAGAATACAGAAAATTCCCTTAATCCAACACATATTCCTCCACTGCCCATTCCTCAACAAGTGAGACAACAAGGATTATTGGTACCTGCAGCACCTCCAGGATTCAAGCAAGAAGATCAAAGACCAATTTATGaggattttatgatgaaacatgtTGTGGGAATGGAGACGAGACTGCAGAATCATGACGCTATTTTACGAAGGTTGGATGCTCAAATGGGTCAAATAGCCAATAAATTAGCAAATCGACCCCTTGGAACACTACCAAGTGATACTGAGAAAAATCCTAAAGGAGTTAATGCAGTGAGTACAGTGATCAAGGCCGAGGAAGAGGAACCAAAGAGGCAAAATTCTACAGATATGGAGGCAAAGAATGATGGAGGAGTAGAATCAAAGACAGAAGATGCTAAGGAACAGCACACTCACACCACCTCTACACGGAAGACATGTAAGAAAGGTAAGGAATTCGATTCTAatgataatattgatattaatacacTTCCTTTTCCTCAAAGAGCAAGGCAACTACAATTGgatcaacaatttttgaaatttcttgaagtttttaagaAATTGCACATAAATATTCTTTTTGTAGAGGCTTTGGCTCAAATGCCTTCTTATgctaaattcttgaaagatattttgACTAAAAAGAAGAaacttgttgattttgaaactgTTAAGCTTTCTGAGGAATGTTCAGCtattttgcaaaataaattacctCCAAAGCTTAAAGATCCAGGTAGTTTCTCCATTCCTTGCACTATAGGTAATTCTAATTTTAACAAAGTattgtgtgatcttggtgctaGCATAAATCTTATGCCTTATTCATGCTTTGAGAAATTGGGGATTGGAGAAGTTAAACCAATCACTATTTCCCTTCAACTTGCTGATAGGTCTATTAAATATCCTAGAGGGGTTATAGAGAATGTGTAG